Part of the Perognathus longimembris pacificus isolate PPM17 chromosome 1, ASM2315922v1, whole genome shotgun sequence genome, tctggagggctgggaacaAAGCTCAGGATTCTTCTTTAAAGACCTATTTGACCTGGACCACTCATGGGCTTGTGGTGGCCCTGATAAAGAAGGGAAGGTCTTGTTCTCACCAGACAGCAACTGCTGAATTTCCAGAGCCATGGCATTGCAGATTTGGCAGCCAGGATCTGCACACAGGACCCGCCGCACGCTTCCCTCTtgaggaagccagccctggctgggtAGGGAAACATGGCAACTGTTAACAGGGGGACATCTTTCTCCTTGGAAGCCTGTGACTGAAGTTGCTATAGTGACCACCCCCCAGCCCAACAAGTTCTAGAAGTACACCTCCTGAGTGCCTGGTTTGGTATAGAGGGTTGGGCTGAGTATGTGGGATAAGATCTAAGACAACTTATCAGATGGCACAGGCACAACCTTCAGAGACAGCTGGGACCTGGGTCAGTTCTCTGATGACACTGTTGAAACACTGAGCTAGGAGAAAGGAACCAGGTAGATGAAGGAGCCAAGTGATTAGTTATATGGCATCATCAGAAATGCCACCaggtgggctgagaatatggcctagtggtaagagtgcttgccttgtatacatgaagccctgggtccaattccccagcaccacatatacagaaaacggccagaagtggcgctgtggctcaagtggtagagtgctagccttgagcaaaaagaagccaggcctgagtccaaggcccaggactggcacaaaaaaaagagaaagagagatgccATCAGGTAGGGCCTGTATCAATTTTACTTGGAGCAAAAACACCCGAAGCCCAGGCATCAGTACATTCAAACTGTGGGGAATGATGCCCTTGCTACTATACATACCCATTGACAATCAGTTCCACTCTCTAGAAATGTTAAGGAGAAGAGAAGATGATAGGCCTGAGACTGGCCTCAAAAGGGGTCTTTCTGAAGACAGACCAGAAGACATAATGTCAGCAGCTTCCAGCCATGCCTCTCAGTACTCTGCCCTTGGAAAGGTGTAATTTTATAGAGACTATGACAGGGCAACTTCTTCATGTAAAATCCATTCTCTTAACTGGATAACTTGTCTCATAGTTGCATGAATGCCaataatgttgttgttttttacaagTTATGCACTATCAATTCCAAACTGCAGAGCTACTGTGACCCAAGCACAGAGGAGAACTGGGTGATGACTCTTCCCTCCTCAGACGTCTAAACTTCACTCTGCTCTAAACAACCCTCTCAACCAGATATCCAGACTCCTCCAGGTATGCTTCCCTCCCAGCCATTATCCCTCTCCTCATCCTTGCTTTGGTCCAGGCCAAGAATTCATTATGGGCCAGACTGGGCATTGGGAgattgaaaagagcaagagattaCCTTTTCATGACAGAGAGCAGCTTCCGaagcttctctgcctcttcttggGATGTCATCTTAGCTGAAGAACCAGGACACAGTGTTAGGTAGAACAGAAAAGGTTCAGCACACCCTATGGGAAGCTGAAGGCCTTTGAGAGGAGACTGAAAATCTTGAATCAATGCTTTAAGTCACATCTGTGAGCAGCTGTACTATTCACAACATGCTATCCCATAGCTAATCTTGATCTTTTATAACCATGTGATAAGGGAGGCAGGATCGTTAGTGTTAAACCCATGATGTAAAGAAGAAGACTGAGAGATGAAGGGACTTGTACAGGGTTGTAAAACTAGCAAAGAACAAACACAGTAACATCTCTActtcctcattttttgtttttgggaaagcaagagaaagactTTTGGAATGTTCCTAGGCTCTGATTCCCACCCAAGTAAACCTCCATTTAGCGATTGTCATTGAAGCCTTCAATGATTAGAAGCATCTGGGTTCTGGCACAAGTTTCACAGAGTGCTGGGCTCTGTGGGGCCTTCACCCAAGTGGAAGGGAGTCTAAGGAGAGATAGCGACTTTACCTTTTGATGCTCTGTCTCTAGATCTTTGTTTGACTTTTCGGTGACGcttaaagacaaaaacagaatGTGAAACTGGCATATTTTTTATATCTAAAATGATACCAATTCTATAAACATGTCCCAATACTTCTCTGTTTTCCAACTTCATACACTCCTATTTTCCTTTCAAatcttgtcttttttacccccagTCTTTTCCTTCTATACTTATTTCTGGCTCACTTTAAGGCTCCTCCATACCTTTTTATAAAAAAACATGAATCATATACTTCTTTCCagttcagcttttatttttataattttattattttttctgtttatgtggtactgaggaattgaacccagggcctcatgcatgctgggaAAATACCttgcctctaagccacattcccagatccctctatgcctttttctttcattctgtggGGAGTTTGAGATGAGACAGGAAGAAATTGAACACATTAAAAGACGGACAATAGTAGTAACCAAAGGATTTCAGTTATCAAAGACTCTAAGGTGGCCACTAGCTAGGCTCATGACCCAAACTAGTTGTTCTGAGACCCAAAGAAGAAATCCTAAGAAGTGTCAAGGAGTGCTGTATACAGTGGCATATTCCTGTAGTCCCACAGCTACTCGGGAAgcggatcacaagtttgaggccaacctagacaaagtaagaccctatcttaacAACAAAATGGATGAGGGGCTTAGCCCAAGTGGTCATGTTTGCTCAGTAAGCACTAAGCCATAAATTCAATCcttaaaatgtatccaatgcctaacgtatgaaactgtaacctctctgtacatcagtttgataataaaaatttgaagaaaaaaaaagaaaatgaaaaataaataaataaataaattcaatccTTAGCATCATCAAAACATATAaattggtctgggaatatggcctagtggcaagagtgcttgcattgtatacatgaagccctgggttcaattccccagcaccatatatatagaaaacggccagaagtggtgctgtggctcaagtggcagagtgctagccttgagcaaaaagaagccagggacagtgctcaggccctgagtccaaggcccaggactggccaaaaaaaacccacacacaaaaaaagcatataaatcgggctgggaatatatcctagtggcaagagtgcttgcatcgtatacatgaagccctgggttcaattcaccagcaccacatttatagaaaacagccagaagtggcactgtggctcaagtggcagagtgctagccttgagcaaaaagaagccagagacaatgctcaggccctgagtccaaggcccaggactggcaaaaacaaacaaacaaacatacaaatcaGCTGAGtatagtggcttgtgcctgtaatcccagctactgggaggcagagatcaagaagatCATGAATTGAGCCTGGACCCTGAGAGACAAagtaagaccctgtctaaaaaataacttaaaaccaAAAAGGGGTTGAGATGTGCTTCAAGTTTTACAGTAGTTGCCTAGCAAGtgtcaggccatgaattcaaaccctagtaccaaaatGAATTCAAAACCTACTAACCTaggctgggaatacagcttagtggtggagtgcttgcctggcatacatgaagccctgggttcaattcctcagtaccacaccaacagaaaaagacagaagtgatgctatggttcaagtggtagagccctagtcttgagcaaaagcagcccagggacagttcccagacctgagttcaagccccagtactggcaaacacacgcacatgcatgtacacatgcacacgcacatgtgcacacacacacatcaagggTCAAGACTAGAGATAAAACCTTGTTGGGGATTTGTCCATTTAGGCCTGGTCATAGAACCTACCTGGCAACAGGTCTTAATATGTTCTGTTCTTAATTCTTGACGGTTCTTTTTCACTTGCCAAATAATTAATGCAATAATGAAGATGGATCCATAAGTATATAAAGGAGATCCCACATCCCACAGAACAAAGGTAGGGCCCAACATGATCTAAATCTTATTAGCCATCCCTCGAGCTAGGCCTTCCTGGGTGTTAGAACCTAATGTTTCCAGATTCTAGACCGTGTCATCTCTGCCTCACAGAAGATGGATCTAGGCTACCAAGCGACATCACAAAACCCTTCCATTTCACAAAGTAGGAACAGCATTATAGACCTTTGTGTGTCTTAAAGAAGCTCACATGGCCATCCAGTGTCTAGATTGTATAGCTTAGAAAAAGAGATGCCACAATCACAGATATCATATACCCCTTCATGCTCACTCTTCTCTGTACCATGCTTAGCTCTCTAATAATTCAGTAGCCTGGCCCTTAACCCCAGATTACTGATCCTTTATGCTCACTGAAagcatgagagagaaagagaaagagagggagagaggcaggtgaGTCAAAGGAAAGGAATTCCATGAACTACATTATCTTTACTGGGAAGATCACTAAAAAGCACCCaataactgggtgctggtggctcacacctgtaatcctagctactcaggagggtgagatctaaagatctcagtttaaagccatgctgggcagaaaagtccatgagactcttatcttcaataaaccactcagaaaaaggcacaagtggtgctgtggctcaagtgtagagtgttagctttgagcacaaagaggctgagggagggcacccaggccctggttcaagccataggattgacaaacacacacacacacacacacacacacacacacacacacagtaggcaCAGTAGGCACAGTAGAGTAGGAAAGGCATCATATTATTGAGTCTCAGGATCC contains:
- the Fam205c gene encoding protein FAM205C, with the translated sequence MLGPTFVLWDVGSPLYTYGSIFIIALIIWQVKKNRQELRTEHIKTCCQRHRKVKQRSRDRASKAKMTSQEEAEKLRKLLSVMKSQGWLPQEGSVRRVLCADPGCQICNAMALEIQQLLSEAPEVDLENKMTFFSHWINPEVKGQRQEAPIPSQKAETVTKARSEIENKIANKVQDSEVPLEKRTKSSNVLFLPTEKKSLIFYDAQSTPAISSKSFARAQPVLGLNP